The DNA region ATTGGTCCGATGACAGTCGCGATGTTATTACAAAATACCTTTACGAGTTACTTACAGCGCCACCAGTAAACAATATCAAATTCAGTTATTGACTAGCAACTAACCACTCATAACAGCGTAACGATACTAATATTCTGGTTATTTCAAGAGAGGATATGACAAATACTGAATTTGTGATTCATAACTTCCCAAAGCCCCGTAAAATTGTTACGGACACCACAGCAGCTGAAGGAACTCGGGAATGGTAGTAACGGATAACCCACAAACGCCTCAAGAAAAAGTACCATTTGACCTACCAGCTTATTTACAACAGCGACAATCGCAAATTGAAGCGGCGCTTGATCGTGCTATTCCGATCGCTTATCCAGAGAAAATTTATGAAGCGATGCGCTACTCGTTGTTAGCTGGCGGTAAACGGCTGCGTCCGATTTTGTGTCTTGCAACCTGTGAACTGGCTGGCGGTACGACAGAAATGGCAATACCGACAGCTTGTGCTTTAGAAATGATTCATACGATGTCGCTTATTCACGACGACCTCCCTGCGATGGATAATGATGATTATCGACGCGGGATGTTGACAAATCACAAAGTTTATGGCGAAGATATTGCGATTCTAGCAGGCGATGGCTTGTTAGCGTATGCGTTTGAGTACGTTGCAGCGAAGACCAAAAATGTGCCAGCACAGCGAGTTTTACAGGTGATTAGTCGCTTAGGGCGTGCGGTGGGTGCTGCGGGTTTAGTTGGCGGTCAGGTTGTCGATCTAGAATCAGAAGGAAAAGCGGATGTCTCAATCGACACGCTAAACTTTATTCATAATCACAAAACTGCGGCGTTGTTAGAAGCTTGTGTTGCTTGTGGGGCAATTTTAGCGGGTGCGCCAGAAGCTGACTTACAAAGATTAACTCGTTATGCACAAAATATTGGGTTAGCATTCCAGATTGTTGATGATATTCTGGATATTACTGCGACTCAAGAAGAACTCGGCAAAACTGCTGGTAAAGATTTACAAGCACAAAAAGCAACGTATCCGAGTATTTGGGGCTTGGAAGAATCGCAGCGTCAAGCACGCCAACTGGTTCAAGCGGCAATTGCGGAACTTGATTCTTTTGGAGAAAAAGCCCTACCGCTACAAGCGATCGCTGAATTTATCACTAGCCGCACGCACTAAAAGCTATCAGCCTTTCTTTATAACTGACATCAAAACACCATGCAGGACTTTGGCGACATTCTAGACAACAGCGTACTGCTGGTTGCTGTAATAGCTTGTCTCATCGCTCAAGCATCAAAACTTGTAGTAGAGTTAATCAAAAATCGTAAATTGGATATGCGCGTTCTCGTCACAACGGGGGGAATGCCGAGCGCCCATTCAGCACTCGTTACCGCCTTAGCTACTGGGATTGGACAAACTGCGGGGTGGGCAAGCACCGAGTTTGCGATCGCAACGATTTTTGCGATTATCGTCATGTACGATGCGGCGGGAGTCCGTCAAGCTGCGGGTAAACAAGCACGTATTCTCAATCAAATGATTGACGAACTATTTCACGAAAACAAAGAATTTAACGAAGACCGACTCAAAGAATTACTTGGACATACACCGTTTCAAGTTATTGTGGGTTCAGTTCTTGGCGTTACCATTTCTTGGCTAGCAAGCCCAGCGTATTAGTTGGTGATTGGTAATGGGTAATTGTAATTTACAGTGAAGCTTTGGGGCGGATGAGGGTGACTTGACGACTGTTTACTAATAGAGCATAAAAGCCGCGATCGCTGAGCCTTTTTAAAGTTTCAGTCGCCTTGTTTTGGTCTGTTGTATGCAGTGCGAGTAAGTAATTGCGCTGGGCGTAGGAAGTTAAACCAACGTCAGTTTTTAAAAATTGCTGTACTTGTGCTGCGGTTTCTGGGCGGTTGAAATATTCAACTAACACCGCATATCCTGCGCCTAAAGGTTTGGGATCTGCTGCGGTTGACGCGGATGGTTTTTCTTTAGGAGAACGCACGACAAACGCAGCTAAACCTAGCGCTCGGATCGATTGTGCTTGTGAGTTGGCATTGTCTAATTGTGTAAAAGTGCCAGTGCGCGTCACTGTTTCGTTAAGATAGCGGCAAACGATGCTATTCGTATTAGATGGTAGGGCGCGACGTAGTTTTTCTTGCGCTTCAGACGTTGGCGATCGCACGAGTACAAGATATTCACCCGCTTTAGGTGGTTGGCAATTAGGCAGAGTTGTTTGGGCATCTGCCACATTCAAGCTCATCATCCAACGAACAGCAGCAAGTATAATTAAGCCGAATAGTGGCATTGCTCCGCGTTGGTACATAATCCCCTCACTTCGGTTGCTTTTCATCTTATGACGACATTGACGCCAGCGAAGCTAAGGGATCGGGAATTGTTGCTGAGGGTGCTCGAAATTCGCCAGTGATGACGTACTCTAAGCGTAATTTTAGCCAGGTAATAAATTGCGAATTTGTAGAAATCACCGCCGCTGCTGGTTGAGGACATTGAGCTTTAATTGTTGCCATTTCGGGCGCTTCTAAAAAGGCTGGCTGCGTCACTAACCAGAAATCGATTTCTTTTGCTTGTTCGTGATAGTTACGCGTGCGTTCTCTAAGGACTTCATCTAATGGTTCTTCTTCAACGAGAAAGCGTTGACTTGCCAATACGTAGTAATAGGTTTGCATCTCTCTAGAGGTTAACGACTAGGGAGTAGTTATTGTCTCACTTTTTATCTTCTGATCTTAGGAGAAATTTACACTTCTCCACGAATCGCTTGTTTCATCTCACGTACCGCACGCTCTAAACCGACTAAAGCTGCACGGCTAACGATAGTATGACCAATGTTGAGTTCTTCCATTCCTGGAATGCAAGCCACAGGGTAGACATTCCAATACGTCAATCCGTGTCCTGCATTGATACGTAAACCAGAGGCGATCGCTTGTTTTGCCCCTTGCGCCAGAATGTCGAGTTCCTTTTGTCTACTCGCTTCGTTATGCGCTTCTGCATAGCGCCCAGTATGCAACTCGATAAATTTAGCCTTCACCTTGACAGAAGCTTCAATTTGTGAATTGTCAGCATCGATAAATAAACTCACAGGAATGTCGGCAGATTGTAACTTATCGACAACCTCGTTCATGCGGTCGAGTTGACCGACAATATCTAAACCGCCTTCGGTTGTGACTTCCTCGCGTTTTTCGGGCACAAGCGTTACGTAATCCGGTTTGATATCTAGTGCGATCGCCACCATTTGATCGGTGGCTGCCATTTCTAAATTTAAGTGCGTGCGTACAGTTTCGCGCAACAAACGGACATCTCTTTCTTGAATATGGCGTCGATCTTCGCGTAGATGTACAGTAATACCATCAGCACCGCCAAGTTCAGCAAGGACTGCTGCTGCTACAGGATCGGGTTCTACAGTTCGTCGCGCTTGTCTAATCGTTGCAATATGGTCGATGTTGACTCCTAATGTAGGCAATCTCATTTTTCCTAGAGTTCATAAGTTTCAGGACTAGATTTTAACGCGTGATGTAGTTTGCTCGCCGATAAGCATTTCATCGCCAAAACTTAATTTGACCTTCCTTATCGCCGCTAATTACAGTTTGATCGTCAGGACTAATCGCGACAGCGTAAACATCGCCAGGGTGTCCTTGAAAAGTGTGTAATAACCTACCAGTACGCAAACTCCACAGTTTTACTTCGCGATCTTCAGCACCACTCACCAGAAACTGACCATCGGCACTAATCGCTACCGAGTTTACATGATCTGTATGTCCGTGCAAAGTTCGTACTAATCTACCTGTACGGATATTCCAAATTTCAACAGTTTCGTCGTTACTACCACTGGCTAATGTTTCGCCATCAGGGCTAATCGCAACAGTGATAATTTTACTTTTGTGCGCTGCTAGCGTGCGGATAAGTTGACCGGTGTTGATATCCCAAATCTTGATGTCTTGACCTTGACCGCCACTCGCCAAAGTTTGTCCATCAGGACTGAGGGCGATCGTTCTTAATCGCGATGTATCTGCCGCAAAACTTCTGAGTAATTTTCCAGATGGTAAATCCCAAACTTTGATTGTATTATTACCATCAGCGCTGACTATTGTATTACCATCCTGGCTGATGGCAACTGCCCAAACGGTATCTTCCGAGCCTGTCAAAGTACGGGTTAGTTCGCCAGTCTGAAGATTCCAAACTTTAATTGTTTTATCTCCACTGCCACTAATTAAAGATCTCCCATCAGGAGTAATCGCCACTGACCAAACCGCAGCAGTATGACCTGATAGCGTCCGAATTGGTTTTCCACTCGGTAAATGCCAAACTTTGATTGTTGTGTCACCACTGCTACTTACAAGCGTTTGACCATCGTGCGTTGTCGCCAGCGACCAAACTGTTTTTGAGTGGTCGAGGCGTGTTTGGGCGGTTTGATTGTAATCTCTTGGTGCAGCAACCAGCGAATTACCAAACGGTAATTGCAATAACTGCTGTCGTTGTATAATGTATGTCGCTCCCACTAAAGTGATGAGCGTTGTGAAGCTGACTCCTAAAAGCAGACGAACACTGCGATGTTGGACGAGTGGTGCAAAAAGTCTTGTCCTACGGGTTGGTAATACGAGCGGTTCACTTTGTTGAGGTTGCGTCTCGGCTACGGGACCAATTAAAATTTTGTTGTTATGAGAATTTATGATAACTGGCTCAATATTGGCAGCGGTTGCTTCGGCTTTTCTGCTGATATATTCATGCAATTCGTCAACAGCAATCCAGCGATCGCCGTCTAAATCAGCTGCACCTTCTAGACCTTCGACCAGGTAGCGCGTGTAGGTAGAGATATCATTTCCTTTTTGCTGAAAAAACGATTGAGTAGCTGACGATAAGAGAATTGTGCGATTTCCGCCAAGTTGACTAGCGATATCTCCAGAAGTACTATCCTGCGTAGCAGCGACATTAGCTGCTGAAGCTTGAGTAAAACAACAATCTAATATCAAGATCTGCTGTGTCGCGCGGCTATCATTCATGATGTCTTGCACGAAACTCGCCGATACGACTGTCGATTTAATGAGTTCTCTTTGCGTGTTTTTACTAGTACGACTTGTTGCAAAAAATAATTTGTTACTGTAGTCTTTAATACAGTAACCTGAAAAATAAAGTAATACTAAATCACTATTTTGACGCGCTTTGTCTCGAAATAAAGCCTCAATTGCTGCTTGCATAACAAGCGGTTCAGGATCTTTTAAAGTTTCAACTTCATCAAACCCCAAGCCAGGAGATTGCAGTACGCGTTGCATTTCCTCGACATCTTTGACTGCTCCAGGTAAAATGTTAAAGCCAGTACCATGGTGGCTCACTCCAATAAGTAATGCAAATTTCGCCATTATAATTTCCTACATTGCCAGCGATGCTAACCCCAAAACAAGAACACTAACGCAACTACTAGTAATTCGTTTAAACTTCAAGTTTTCTTTAAGAAAGATAATCGTTGCTTCATGAAATCTTTATTAAAAAATAAGGGTTAACTTTTGATTATTAAAATCTATCAAAAAAAAGGCATCTCTGAAGTAGAGATGCCTAGTTGATTTTCGTGAAAGTTATTTACAAGTTGCTACACAAAGATAAAGTTATTCTGCGATAAACTACTCGCTGTTACGTTTACAAGTAACGCAATTTCTTGCCCAGAAAAGCTTAAAATAGTATTGTTTACGTTACTATCAGTACCTTGGGAAATCGTCACCTGCTCGAAAGTTAAGTTGTGAGTTAAACCAATACGATCGCCATGATTGAGGTTGAAATCACGAATAATATCGAATCCAGCATCATTCAAAACGAAGACATCGCTACCACTGTCACCAATTAGCGTATCTTCTCCTAAACCACCGATCAAAGTATCGTTACCCCTACCACCGCGTAGGAGATCGTCGCCACTCAAGCCAAAGATGCGATCATTACCACCTTGACCATTAATAACATCATGGGAGTAATTATAACCTTTGACACAATTATCTAAATCGTTGAGAAAAGTAACACTGTTAGGATTAAAAATGCGATCGCGCTGTGCGTTAGCATCGAAAACATCAAAGCTATCTTGAATTTCACTTTGACTATAAAATAGAAGATTTCCTATTTTGAGATTTTCTAGGTTTTCTAGGTCAAAATTTTGCAAAATCACTTGCGTACTATCGTCAGACTCAAAATGAATCAATAAATCATCATTTTGCTGCGTTAATAACATATTTCTCGCAGTTAATTCTGCTCCTAAAAACTGAATCGTATCAACTTCTGCTGTAGCAATAGGTTGATTTCCAGTACCTACACCTTGAAAATCAGTAATCGTGTCAATTCCGTCACCTTGATTGATAATAAAGAAATCGCGATCGCCACCACCCGTTAGTAAGTCATTATTCAGTGCGCCAGTAATCGTGTCATTTCCTGCAAGTCCGTTGATAAAATCGCGTTGGTCAGTTCCAACTAATTTATCATTCGCAGGTGTTCCTGTAATTTCCTTAACCGAAGATTCGCGCGGGTTGTAGCTGTTAGGATCGATGATGAGAGCATCGGCAAAAGCATTCGCGACATTCTCCCAAGGGATAAACTTAAAGTTGGAACTCGCGTTTTCTAACTCACCTTCATCTTCAACAATCACTGCTGGGTCGTTGTTACCATCTTGTACAACCAGCATTCCTTTCGGAAAGTTTGCGCCTAAAGCGACATTAACCACATCCGCACCATCGGATTCTTGAACACCATCGATACCTAGAAACTCGCCAATCACAAAGTTACCCAAATACTCGTTATTACCTTCGCGCGAGTAAACTGCAAACGTATTATCACCTTGACTTGACGCTAATAAATAACCTTTACCATCGCCAGCGTAGTAAATGGTCAATCCCTCAACATCTGCTGTTAGACGACTTCCTTCAGGTTTTACCGCATCAACTAATACGGCTTTATCTCCTCCTGTCACTTCCGCCGCAAATTTCCAAATGCCAACTTTTTCTTGACCTACATAAAGATAGCCAAGTTCGCGGTCTGCTACCATACCTTCAATCTGCGCATCGGCTTCACCGCTATCGGGTATCGGTAAAGTAAGATTCCGCACTGTTTTAGCCGTAACTTTGCCAAAACCGTTATCGATTAACTCTAATTGCGCAACTTGGTTCGATTCGCGCTGGCTAACAAATACATACGACTTCCCTGACACACCAGTGTAAGTTGCAAGTCCATACGCGGTTTTTTCACCATCGTCAATGCCAAAAATCGACGCAGGAATATTGCCAGCGGTGATATCTTTTAGCTGACGCGTGGTTGGATCGATTTGGAAAATGGCTAGCGTATCATTGTTACGGTCAGAAGCGATCGCCAAATCAACATAGCGATCGCCAAGCTTGAAACCATACAGCAAGTCAACGTTATTGTAGCGGACATCACCAGGTTCGCCAGGTAAAATCGTCTGTAATTGCTTACCCTCCAAGTCATAAACTGCTAGACCGCCATCTTTTAAGCTACCAATCACCAAACTCAACGCCGATACTGGATGAACGTAGATTGCCGGATCGTCAGCGTCTCCAGGAGGAGAATTTACAGGTGCGTCACTATCCACAACTGGCGGCGTTTCTACAATGGGGACAACGCCAGGAGTTGTATCCAAATCGACAGCAAAAGCTAAAAATTGTGTAAATTGAGTATCACTAAAGTTATTGTCGCTGACAACAACTAAAGATTGCCTACCATCAGGTAATTGAGGACCAAAACTCACGCCCTCAATGTTATCTAATGGCGTTTCCAATTCAGCAAAGTCGAGTAATAACCGCTTTTGTACAGGTGCAATTTCTAAGCCATCAACACTAGGAATACTGCGAATATCAAGCGCGTTTTGAGTTTGGACTTCATAAAGCTTGATCGTATTTCCGACTCCTGTAGAAAACGATCGCTCTAAAGCTAGCAACGTACCATTATTATCAATTGCTAGCAGATCAACTAAACCATTTGTTTGAAATTCGCCTGGGGGTACTGACTCGGCTGCAACCGGATCGGTAACGTATAAGAATTCACGTTGCGGTTTTCCTGTGAATAAGTTGTATTGTAAAATTCTTGAGGGACTACCGTTTTCTAAATCGGCAGTAGAACCATCTTGAATTAATGCGTTTTCAGTCGCGGTGTATAGATATTTATTGTTAGGTGTAATCGTCAAGCTTTCAAAGGCAAGATTATTTCTTATCCCGCTTGTTTGATTCCTCGTTGGCAGATATTTCGACGGTACAGGTAGCGCTTGAAACTGTTTTCCTCGGATAGAAAATTGATTCACAAAAGGCGGGATTAATTGATTTGTATCACCTTCAGAAGAAATAAATAAGGTTCCTTGATGGGTTAGTGTAATTCCTTCTGGATCGAGGCTATTTTCTGCAAAAAGTTGACCGTTTTCATTAAGTAACGTGATGACGTTTTGAAACTTTATATCTCCTGGTTGCAGCTTACCATCTGTTAAGTCAATTTCCAGCGTGTAGAATCGTGCAGGATTAATCGAACTGCGATCATCTGAGATGCTATAGAAAAGGTTTTTGGCAGGATCGTAGACAATTCCCGACAAACCGCCAACTTCAGTTTCTTGAAACGTCAAACCTGTATCGAACGTGACTTCGCCAATAAAGTCAAGATCGACTACAAATTTTTTACTGACATCAGGAATAGCGATCGCCGGTATTAATCTCACATCAGCCGCAACCAAACGATGATCGGAACTTGGAAAACTCGCAAGATTCGGATCGAAGTCACCTACTAAACGAAATAACGGATCGTCACTTGTTTTCCAAAATACCGAAGCATCTGTAATTTCTAAGTTTTGTGAAGGTAAAACGTAATCTACCCGCAAGTTACCAGGTGTTGTATCCGCAAAATCAGCCGTATCGTAAGCAGGGTCACTGATATGATCGTCATTTGCACCACCTTGACGTATAGCCGCATCGACACCACCTTCACTGTTTGGTGTGATTCTCGTGTTGATTAAAGGATTACCCAGTAATTGCCAAATTGCATTATTTGTGCTGTCGCCATCAAACGGATCGGCGTTTTGATCGCCCATCACAACAAAGCGTGAACCTGCGGTTAAACCGCCAAACTTCCCAGCGTCATCGTAAATATAGTTTCCTTTACCAGGTGTAAAGTAGTCCGACCAAAAGCGAATTTCATCGTGATTGCGTCTTCCGTTACGGTCTTCTTCGCCATCGAATACAGGAGGAGTAGGATGACTTGCTAAGACATGAATTGTCTCGCCGTTAACTTGAATTGGTATATCCCAATGACTTTTAGAAGAAAGCCGAAAAACTTCGAGTTCTTCTGGCGAGTACCAATCGTCTGGTAACAAGGCGTTTGGCATATCCTTCCAAAGAAACTTTTGAAAGGTACGAATGTTTTCTTCATCAATAGGGTGTTTAGAGTAGAGTACCATGCCATATTGACCAGGGAAGAAACCAAACCCCAGTGCATCATTAGGTCCGCCTATTGTGCCATCATTATCTAAATCAAATCCTGAGGAAACACCTGTATTAGAGGGTGCAACGTAATAGTAGGGGTATTCGATAGGATTCGCACCATTTTGACCGACTGCAAGATAATTTTGCTGGAAAAGTTGTGCAGCCTTAGCGTCTGGATCGTAGTCAAATTCGTTAATTAAGATGACATCTGGGTTAGTACGTTGAATAATTTCGGCAATGTTTCGGGCTTGAGTATTGGTTTTTGTGGAGAGATCGCTGATGAGTTGTCCTGCTTCGTTGCGATTGAGAGAAGCATTGAACGAGGCGAAGCGGATATCTTGAGGTGTTGTCATAGGTGTTGTAGAGTTTATGAACCACTTTGGATGCAGCGGAAAATTTATAGAGTTGTGGTGTTGGCGATCGCGTTTTCAATAACTGAACTATGTACGCGATAGTAAAAACTTCACGTGTTATTTTGAGATGTCTGCTTTGTTAGGAATACATAGCTTTTGGCTTTGTAAAAATTTAGTATTTTGTTTGACTTTTAAACTCGCACAAAAAAGTTAAGAAGATGGTATCTTTAGATTAAAATGCGTATAGCTTTATAAATCTCAATCCTGCGTGATTACAAGCACAGATAAAACTTTTAAATTGAGTGCGCGTAGGCACACTTAGTTTTTATAGCCCCGACTTCAGTTAAAGGGCATCCTATATATTTTTTTCAATAAAAAAGCCATAAAGATATGGCTGAAAAAATAAATTTATTGAAATGAATTATTATCGCAAACGTCCTGAACGGATAGTACTAAAAACTAGCCATAGTCCTAACAAACTTGCTGTAGCAAATAAAATCGTACTCAACCACGATAACTCACTTGTTTGAGCATTATTAGAAATGAGTGCTGCACCGATAATTAAAGAACCGACCAAAACACTAAATGAAAGCCGGCTTGCGGCGTCATCCATTGTGCGACGCAAGTTATCCAAGCCACGTACGGATAAGTTCCATTGCAGTGTTTCTGAAGTGACTCTATCTAAAAGTAACTCGATTTGGCGGGGTGATTGTAGCGAAAGACTTTTGAGATCGAGCGCAGTTCTTAAGAGTGATTGTAGCGGAT from Chroogloeocystis siderophila 5.2 s.c.1 includes:
- a CDS encoding pyridoxine 5'-phosphate synthase, translated to MPTLGVNIDHIATIRQARRTVEPDPVAAAVLAELGGADGITVHLREDRRHIQERDVRLLRETVRTHLNLEMAATDQMVAIALDIKPDYVTLVPEKREEVTTEGGLDIVGQLDRMNEVVDKLQSADIPVSLFIDADNSQIEASVKVKAKFIELHTGRYAEAHNEASRQKELDILAQGAKQAIASGLRINAGHGLTYWNVYPVACIPGMEELNIGHTIVSRAALVGLERAVREMKQAIRGEV
- a CDS encoding phytase, coding for MTTPQDIRFASFNASLNRNEAGQLISDLSTKTNTQARNIAEIIQRTNPDVILINEFDYDPDAKAAQLFQQNYLAVGQNGANPIEYPYYYVAPSNTGVSSGFDLDNDGTIGGPNDALGFGFFPGQYGMVLYSKHPIDEENIRTFQKFLWKDMPNALLPDDWYSPEELEVFRLSSKSHWDIPIQVNGETIHVLASHPTPPVFDGEEDRNGRRNHDEIRFWSDYFTPGKGNYIYDDAGKFGGLTAGSRFVVMGDQNADPFDGDSTNNAIWQLLGNPLINTRITPNSEGGVDAAIRQGGANDDHISDPAYDTADFADTTPGNLRVDYVLPSQNLEITDASVFWKTSDDPLFRLVGDFDPNLASFPSSDHRLVAADVRLIPAIAIPDVSKKFVVDLDFIGEVTFDTGLTFQETEVGGLSGIVYDPAKNLFYSISDDRSSINPARFYTLEIDLTDGKLQPGDIKFQNVITLLNENGQLFAENSLDPEGITLTHQGTLFISSEGDTNQLIPPFVNQFSIRGKQFQALPVPSKYLPTRNQTSGIRNNLAFESLTITPNNKYLYTATENALIQDGSTADLENGSPSRILQYNLFTGKPQREFLYVTDPVAAESVPPGEFQTNGLVDLLAIDNNGTLLALERSFSTGVGNTIKLYEVQTQNALDIRSIPSVDGLEIAPVQKRLLLDFAELETPLDNIEGVSFGPQLPDGRQSLVVVSDNNFSDTQFTQFLAFAVDLDTTPGVVPIVETPPVVDSDAPVNSPPGDADDPAIYVHPVSALSLVIGSLKDGGLAVYDLEGKQLQTILPGEPGDVRYNNVDLLYGFKLGDRYVDLAIASDRNNDTLAIFQIDPTTRQLKDITAGNIPASIFGIDDGEKTAYGLATYTGVSGKSYVFVSQRESNQVAQLELIDNGFGKVTAKTVRNLTLPIPDSGEADAQIEGMVADRELGYLYVGQEKVGIWKFAAEVTGGDKAVLVDAVKPEGSRLTADVEGLTIYYAGDGKGYLLASSQGDNTFAVYSREGNNEYLGNFVIGEFLGIDGVQESDGADVVNVALGANFPKGMLVVQDGNNDPAVIVEDEGELENASSNFKFIPWENVANAFADALIIDPNSYNPRESSVKEITGTPANDKLVGTDQRDFINGLAGNDTITGALNNDLLTGGGDRDFFIINQGDGIDTITDFQGVGTGNQPIATAEVDTIQFLGAELTARNMLLTQQNDDLLIHFESDDSTQVILQNFDLENLENLKIGNLLFYSQSEIQDSFDVFDANAQRDRIFNPNSVTFLNDLDNCVKGYNYSHDVINGQGGNDRIFGLSGDDLLRGGRGNDTLIGGLGEDTLIGDSGSDVFVLNDAGFDIIRDFNLNHGDRIGLTHNLTFEQVTISQGTDSNVNNTILSFSGQEIALLVNVTASSLSQNNFIFV
- a CDS encoding divergent PAP2 family protein translates to MQDFGDILDNSVLLVAVIACLIAQASKLVVELIKNRKLDMRVLVTTGGMPSAHSALVTALATGIGQTAGWASTEFAIATIFAIIVMYDAAGVRQAAGKQARILNQMIDELFHENKEFNEDRLKELLGHTPFQVIVGSVLGVTISWLASPAY
- a CDS encoding MgPME-cyclase complex family protein gives rise to the protein MQTYYYVLASQRFLVEEEPLDEVLRERTRNYHEQAKEIDFWLVTQPAFLEAPEMATIKAQCPQPAAAVISTNSQFITWLKLRLEYVITGEFRAPSATIPDPLASLASMSS
- a CDS encoding caspase family protein, which produces MAKFALLIGVSHHGTGFNILPGAVKDVEEMQRVLQSPGLGFDEVETLKDPEPLVMQAAIEALFRDKARQNSDLVLLYFSGYCIKDYSNKLFFATSRTSKNTQRELIKSTVVSASFVQDIMNDSRATQQILILDCCFTQASAANVAATQDSTSGDIASQLGGNRTILLSSATQSFFQQKGNDISTYTRYLVEGLEGAADLDGDRWIAVDELHEYISRKAEATAANIEPVIINSHNNKILIGPVAETQPQQSEPLVLPTRRTRLFAPLVQHRSVRLLLGVSFTTLITLVGATYIIQRQQLLQLPFGNSLVAAPRDYNQTAQTRLDHSKTVWSLATTHDGQTLVSSSGDTTIKVWHLPSGKPIRTLSGHTAAVWSVAITPDGRSLISGSGDKTIKVWNLQTGELTRTLTGSEDTVWAVAISQDGNTIVSADGNNTIKVWDLPSGKLLRSFAADTSRLRTIALSPDGQTLASGGQGQDIKIWDINTGQLIRTLAAHKSKIITVAISPDGETLASGSNDETVEIWNIRTGRLVRTLHGHTDHVNSVAISADGQFLVSGAEDREVKLWSLRTGRLLHTFQGHPGDVYAVAISPDDQTVISGDKEGQIKFWR
- the crtE gene encoding geranylgeranyl diphosphate synthase CrtE produces the protein MVVTDNPQTPQEKVPFDLPAYLQQRQSQIEAALDRAIPIAYPEKIYEAMRYSLLAGGKRLRPILCLATCELAGGTTEMAIPTACALEMIHTMSLIHDDLPAMDNDDYRRGMLTNHKVYGEDIAILAGDGLLAYAFEYVAAKTKNVPAQRVLQVISRLGRAVGAAGLVGGQVVDLESEGKADVSIDTLNFIHNHKTAALLEACVACGAILAGAPEADLQRLTRYAQNIGLAFQIVDDILDITATQEELGKTAGKDLQAQKATYPSIWGLEESQRQARQLVQAAIAELDSFGEKALPLQAIAEFITSRTH